A single window of Acidobacteriota bacterium DNA harbors:
- a CDS encoding lytic transglycosylase domain-containing protein, whose translation MTVSLDVVDRIVDDEYERPAPVKPEDAIAAGPAAGAGRSLRAFSESPSLSSPSPYSTQILSAAKEHKVDPAFIAAVIRAESNGVANAVSRKGARGLMQLMPATAHRLGVRRPFDPKENIRGGTAYLAELAARYGDTRADLVLAAYNAGERAVEEHKGVPPYRETREYVRKVLAFWAGATQPLAAAAAF comes from the coding sequence ATGACGGTGTCGCTGGACGTCGTCGACCGGATCGTCGACGACGAATACGAACGCCCCGCCCCCGTCAAGCCGGAGGACGCCATCGCGGCCGGGCCGGCTGCCGGCGCGGGCCGCTCGCTCCGCGCCTTCTCAGAAAGTCCCTCTCTTTCTTCCCCGTCCCCATACTCGACGCAGATTCTCTCTGCGGCGAAGGAGCACAAGGTCGATCCGGCCTTCATCGCCGCCGTCATCCGCGCCGAGTCGAACGGCGTCGCGAATGCCGTGTCGCGCAAGGGTGCGCGGGGGCTCATGCAGCTCATGCCGGCGACGGCGCACCGTCTCGGCGTGCGAAGGCCGTTCGACCCGAAGGAGAACATCCGCGGCGGGACGGCCTACCTCGCGGAGCTCGCCGCACGTTACGGCGACACGCGCGCCGACCTCGTTCTCGCGGCCTACAACGCGGGGGAGCGCGCCGTGGAGGAGCACAAGGGTGTCCCGCCCTACCGCGAGACCCGCGAGTACGTCCGGAAGGTTCTCGCGTTCTGGGCCGGCGCCACGCAGCCGCTTGCCGCGGCGGCAGCCTTCTGA
- the xerD gene encoding site-specific tyrosine recombinase XerD, whose protein sequence is MRPSAGARGGVFLERHLPLFLDYLSAEKGLAANTLEAYRRDLAGFGAFLAEKSVDPGKVSRGDVVAYLGARRAEGMSPRTLARETSALRGLYGFLAAEKVVPEDPTADLTNARRWAMLPKILSEDEVQKLLDAPDVATPKGLRDRAMFELLYACGLRVSELSALPIESLRLNEGFVLVRGKGSKERIVPVADSAGRWVKRWLAEGRDTGGAGSRWVFPGTKGRPVTRQTVFLALKAAALKAGLAAAAVSPHVLRHAFATHLVDHDADLRAVQLMLGHADIATTEIYTHVSRSRVRKVYDRTHPRA, encoded by the coding sequence GTGAGGCCTTCCGCCGGCGCCCGCGGAGGCGTGTTCCTCGAACGGCACCTGCCGCTGTTCCTGGACTACCTCTCGGCCGAGAAGGGCCTTGCGGCGAACACGCTCGAGGCGTACCGGAGGGATCTGGCGGGATTCGGGGCTTTTCTGGCCGAGAAATCCGTCGATCCTGGGAAGGTGTCCCGGGGCGACGTCGTCGCGTACCTCGGGGCCCGCCGCGCCGAGGGGATGTCGCCGCGGACGCTCGCGCGCGAGACTTCGGCCCTGCGCGGCCTTTACGGCTTTCTCGCGGCCGAGAAGGTCGTTCCCGAGGACCCGACCGCCGACCTGACGAACGCGCGGCGCTGGGCGATGCTGCCGAAGATCCTCTCCGAGGACGAGGTCCAGAAGCTGCTCGACGCGCCGGACGTGGCGACGCCGAAAGGCCTGCGCGACCGCGCGATGTTCGAGCTTCTCTACGCGTGCGGCCTGCGTGTCTCGGAGCTTTCGGCGCTGCCAATCGAGAGCCTGCGCCTGAACGAAGGCTTCGTCCTCGTGCGCGGCAAGGGGAGCAAGGAGCGCATCGTGCCCGTCGCCGACTCGGCCGGGCGCTGGGTCAAGCGCTGGCTCGCGGAGGGTCGCGACACGGGAGGCGCGGGCAGCCGCTGGGTGTTTCCCGGCACGAAGGGACGGCCCGTGACCCGCCAGACCGTTTTCCTCGCGCTCAAGGCCGCGGCCCTGAAGGCGGGCCTCGCGGCCGCCGCGGTCTCGCCGCACGTCCTTCGCCACGCGTTCGCGACGCATCTCGTGGATCACGACGCCGACCTCCGGGCGGTCCAGCTCATGCTCGGCCACGCCGACATCGCGACCACCGAGATCTACACCCACGTTTCCCGTTCCCGCGTGCGCAAGGTCTACGACCGGACGCATCCGCGGGCGTAG
- a CDS encoding 2-isopropylmalate synthase, whose product MDRSRLVYDWNRAAGEGRPRHLPVELVDETLRDGLQSPSAVAPTVDQRFELVCLMERLGVDTAVLGIPAAGPTARAESEALARLVTEARLSLQPGFAARTLRADIEPVVEIAQRVGRTLEMTTFIGSSPIRQYVEDWDLSQMMKLTRDAVTLGVAEGLLVTYVTEDTTRARPEDLVALYGTAIQAGATRICACDTVGHATPEGTGALVGFLAEFVARENPAVRIDWHGHQDRGLAVANSLSALRAGAHRVHGCGLGLGERVGNTPMDQMLVNLRLLGWIDRDLSALAEYVQKVAAYVHVPIPDGYPVVGRDAFRTGTGGHAAAIVKARAKGDDWLADRVYSGVPAGMFGLKQIIDVGPMSGESNVVAWLKERGLEAEPDRVAAILRAAKLANHVLADAEIRAILGSFPEAGQPGGARDASPAASVKS is encoded by the coding sequence ATGGACCGCAGCCGACTCGTTTACGACTGGAACCGGGCGGCCGGCGAGGGCCGGCCCCGGCATCTTCCGGTCGAGCTCGTCGACGAGACGCTCCGGGACGGCCTTCAGTCGCCGTCCGCCGTGGCCCCGACCGTGGACCAGCGCTTCGAGCTCGTGTGCCTCATGGAGCGCCTCGGGGTGGACACCGCGGTCCTCGGCATCCCGGCCGCGGGCCCCACGGCGCGCGCCGAGAGTGAGGCTCTCGCGCGCCTGGTGACGGAGGCGCGGCTCTCCCTGCAGCCCGGCTTCGCGGCGCGGACGCTCAGGGCAGACATCGAGCCCGTCGTCGAGATCGCCCAGCGCGTGGGCCGCACCCTGGAGATGACGACGTTCATCGGATCGTCGCCCATCCGGCAGTACGTCGAGGACTGGGACCTCTCGCAGATGATGAAGCTCACCCGCGACGCCGTGACGCTGGGCGTCGCCGAAGGGCTCCTCGTCACGTACGTCACCGAAGACACGACGCGAGCCAGGCCCGAGGACCTCGTCGCGCTCTACGGCACCGCGATCCAGGCCGGCGCGACGCGGATCTGCGCCTGCGACACCGTGGGGCACGCGACGCCGGAAGGCACGGGAGCGCTCGTCGGCTTCCTGGCGGAGTTCGTCGCACGCGAAAACCCGGCCGTGAGGATCGACTGGCACGGCCACCAGGACCGCGGCCTCGCCGTCGCGAACTCGCTCTCCGCCCTGCGCGCCGGCGCGCACCGCGTGCACGGGTGCGGCCTCGGACTCGGCGAACGCGTGGGTAACACGCCGATGGACCAGATGCTCGTGAACCTGCGCCTCCTCGGCTGGATCGACCGCGACCTCTCGGCCCTCGCGGAGTACGTCCAGAAGGTCGCGGCCTACGTGCACGTCCCCATCCCGGACGGCTACCCGGTGGTCGGGCGTGACGCATTCCGGACCGGGACGGGCGGACACGCCGCCGCGATCGTGAAGGCGCGTGCCAAGGGCGACGACTGGCTCGCCGACCGCGTCTACTCCGGGGTCCCGGCCGGAATGTTCGGGCTCAAGCAGATCATCGACGTGGGCCCGATGTCGGGCGAGTCCAACGTCGTCGCCTGGCTGAAGGAGCGCGGGCTCGAGGCGGAGCCCGACCGCGTCGCTGCCATCCTTCGCGCCGCCAAGCTCGCGAACCACGTGCTCGCCGACGCGGAAATCCGCGCCATCCTGGGCTCGTTCCCGGAGGCCGGCCAGCCGGGGGGCGCGCGCGACGCGAGCCCCGCGGCTTCCGTAAAATCCTGA
- the hppD gene encoding 4-hydroxyphenylpyruvate dioxygenase, with product MGIMDSIGIVGYDSFHFVVSDLARSRRFYAEALGFTEVARAGREKVERGGEEASVFGAGQIRVLVSTPVRKDSRAARYLRIHPDGISSLAFRVKDVEAAWKFLDARGATFLSDVQTDETPDGAFRTFNIATPLDDVTFRFIQRDGDYPHFAPGFETVGDGRPKENPHGFATIDHVTSNAYTMLPVVNWYRDVLGFTHYWDVEFHTAEVAAARPMAGSGLRSIVMADPGSGVKFATNEPMRPFFRESQINRFCEDHHGAGVQHVAFLVKEIIPAVEALRAKGIAFLPAPGAYYDRLPKRLAEVKISKLREPMDLLRSNHILVDGADEKYMLQIFMLDAMAMYGDETAGPFFYELIQREGDRGFGYGNFRALFESIESSQRSGSSALEVVG from the coding sequence CTGGGGATTATGGATTCGATTGGGATCGTCGGCTACGACTCGTTCCACTTCGTCGTCTCGGACCTCGCGCGGAGCCGGCGGTTTTACGCGGAAGCGCTCGGCTTCACGGAAGTCGCCCGTGCAGGCCGGGAGAAGGTCGAGCGCGGGGGCGAGGAAGCTTCCGTCTTCGGCGCGGGCCAGATCCGCGTCCTCGTCTCGACGCCCGTGCGCAAGGACTCGCGCGCGGCGCGCTACCTGAGGATTCACCCGGACGGGATCTCCTCGCTCGCGTTCCGCGTGAAGGACGTCGAGGCCGCGTGGAAGTTCCTCGACGCCCGCGGGGCGACGTTCCTGTCGGACGTCCAGACGGACGAGACGCCGGACGGTGCGTTCCGGACGTTCAACATCGCGACGCCTCTCGACGACGTGACCTTCCGGTTCATCCAGCGGGACGGGGACTACCCCCACTTCGCCCCCGGCTTCGAGACCGTGGGCGACGGCAGGCCGAAGGAGAACCCGCACGGCTTCGCGACGATCGACCACGTCACGTCGAACGCCTACACGATGCTCCCCGTCGTGAACTGGTACCGCGACGTCCTCGGGTTCACGCACTACTGGGACGTCGAGTTCCACACGGCCGAGGTCGCGGCCGCCCGGCCGATGGCCGGCTCGGGCCTGCGCTCCATCGTGATGGCGGACCCGGGCAGCGGCGTCAAGTTCGCGACGAACGAGCCCATGCGCCCGTTCTTCCGCGAGAGCCAGATCAACCGCTTCTGCGAGGACCACCACGGCGCCGGCGTCCAGCACGTCGCGTTCCTCGTCAAGGAGATCATCCCGGCCGTCGAGGCCCTGCGTGCTAAGGGCATCGCCTTCCTTCCCGCGCCGGGCGCGTACTACGACCGGCTGCCGAAGCGCCTGGCCGAGGTGAAGATCTCTAAGCTCCGGGAGCCCATGGACCTTCTCCGCAGCAACCACATCCTCGTCGACGGGGCCGACGAGAAGTACATGCTCCAGATCTTCATGCTCGACGCGATGGCGATGTACGGCGACGAGACGGCCGGGCCGTTCTTCTACGAGCTCATCCAGCGGGAGGGCGACCGCGGCTTCGGCTACGGGAACTTCCGAGCGCTCTTCGAGTCCATCGAGTCGTCCCAGCGGTCCGGTTCGTCGGCTCTCGAGGTGGTCGGTTGA
- a CDS encoding homogentisate 1,2-dioxygenase codes for MIDWMRCGELPAKPHTAFRSPEGALRFEECLTRRGFDGEFSILYHEGPPMTDSLIGPAAPGRWDRKAPVPAEHQPLRRRLLLGEKAPEGYTPVLFNEDVTVSLFRIPLAGESPDGFSNGDGDDLYFFHEGEGTLESPFGDLPIRGGDYVCVPRGSSMRMRISKPFEGILLEVRGGLHLPREFRNPVGQLRMDAPYTHRDFVRPVFAGPRSGPKRILVKKDDAFVERFPVASPFDVVGWDGTVWPFAFDILKYQPRTGLIHLPPTIHSTFAGRNALVCSFVPRVTDTHPDAIPCPYPHTSVDCDEIIYYVRGNFTSRKGVGPKAVSLHPAGVPHGPHPGAYEGSIGTRSTDELAVMVDTFAPLRLTAQALALESPGYHDSWIPG; via the coding sequence TTGATCGACTGGATGCGGTGCGGGGAGCTGCCCGCCAAGCCGCACACGGCGTTTCGTTCTCCGGAGGGGGCGCTTCGCTTCGAGGAGTGCCTGACGCGGCGCGGTTTCGACGGCGAATTCTCGATCCTGTACCACGAAGGGCCGCCGATGACGGACTCTCTCATCGGGCCCGCGGCGCCCGGCCGGTGGGACCGCAAGGCGCCGGTCCCGGCGGAGCACCAGCCGCTCCGCCGCAGGCTGCTCCTCGGCGAAAAGGCGCCCGAGGGCTATACGCCGGTCCTCTTCAACGAGGACGTGACGGTGTCCTTGTTCAGGATCCCCTTGGCGGGCGAATCGCCAGACGGGTTTTCGAACGGCGACGGGGACGACCTGTATTTCTTCCATGAAGGTGAGGGAACGCTGGAGTCGCCTTTCGGCGATCTACCGATCCGTGGGGGTGACTACGTCTGTGTTCCGCGCGGGTCGTCCATGCGCATGCGGATCTCTAAACCATTCGAAGGAATTCTCCTCGAAGTGCGCGGCGGATTGCACCTGCCTCGCGAATTCAGGAATCCCGTCGGCCAGCTCCGCATGGACGCGCCGTACACCCACCGCGACTTCGTGCGGCCCGTCTTCGCCGGGCCGCGCTCCGGCCCGAAGCGCATTCTCGTCAAGAAGGACGACGCGTTCGTCGAGCGCTTCCCGGTCGCGTCGCCGTTCGACGTCGTCGGGTGGGACGGCACCGTGTGGCCGTTCGCGTTCGACATCCTGAAATACCAGCCCCGGACGGGCCTCATCCACCTGCCACCCACGATCCACTCCACGTTCGCGGGACGCAACGCGCTCGTCTGCTCGTTCGTGCCGCGCGTGACGGACACGCACCCCGACGCGATCCCGTGCCCGTACCCGCACACGTCCGTCGATTGCGACGAGATCATCTATTACGTCCGCGGCAACTTCACGAGCCGCAAGGGCGTCGGCCCGAAGGCCGTCTCGCTCCATCCCGCCGGCGTCCCGCACGGCCCGCACCCCGGCGCGTACGAGGGCTCGATCGGAACGCGCTCGACGGACGAGCTCGCCGTCATGGTCGACACGTTCGCCCCCCTCCGCCTCACGGCG